From one Lycium ferocissimum isolate CSIRO_LF1 chromosome 7, AGI_CSIRO_Lferr_CH_V1, whole genome shotgun sequence genomic stretch:
- the LOC132063887 gene encoding uncharacterized protein LOC132063887 isoform X1, with amino-acid sequence MASSRDPMEKIRSRQNYPNHWHTDLMRATQSDPLFCCFSLWCAPCASYLLRKRALYNDMSRYRCCGGYMPCSGRCGESHCPEFCLCTEVFLCFGNSVASTRFMLQDEFNLQTTQCDNCIIGFMFCLQQLACICNIIACLTGSEEVQDAAQLLNCLSDLVYCTVCSCMQTQHKVEMDKRDGKFGPRPMAVPPVQQMSRLDQPSPQSVGYPPAQAQGYPPMQQPHGYPPSQQQPQGYPPPQQQPQGYPPPQQQPYEYPPANY; translated from the exons ATGGCGTCATCTAGGGATCCAATGGAGAAGATACGGTCACGTCAGAATTATCCGAATCACTGGCATACTGATCTTATGAGAGCTACTCAATCTGACCCTCTTT TTTGCTGTTTCTCGCTTTGGTG CGCCCCATGTGCATCATACCTCCTCCGCAAACGAGCTCTATACAATGATATGTCTAG ATATAGGTGTTGTGGAGGCTATATGCCTTGTAGCGGCAGATGTGGAGAAAGTCATTGTCCTGAATTCTGTCTTTGCACGGAG GTTTTCCTTTGCTTTGGAAATTCTGTTGCTTCAACACGCTTTATGTTGCAAGATGAGTTCAATCTGCAGACAACACAATGCGATAACTGCATAATA GGATTCATGTTTTGCCTACAGCAGTTAGCATGTATCTGCAACATTATAGCTTGTCTCacaggaagtgaagaagttcaAGATGCTGCTCAGCTTCTGAACTGTTTATCGGACCTTGTTTACTGCAC GGTTTGCAGCTGTATGCAG ACACAGCATAAGGTTGAAATGGATAAAAGAGATGGAAAATTTGGACCACGGCCAATGGCAGTGCCACCAGTTCAACAAATGTCTCGGCTAGATCAGCCCTCTCCCCAGTCAGTGGGATATCCACCTGCACAAGCTCAAGGTTATCCACCAATGCAGCAACCTCATGGGTACCCACCATCACAACAGCAACCTCAGGGTTACCCACCACCTCAGCAGCAGCCTCAGGGTTACCCACCACCACAGCAGCAGCCTTATGAATATCCACCAGCCAATTATTAA
- the LOC132063887 gene encoding uncharacterized protein LOC132063887 isoform X2 gives MASSRDPMEKIRSRQNYPNHWHTDLMRATQSDPLFCCFSLWCAPCASYLLRKRALYNDMSRYRCCGGYMPCSGRCGESHCPEFCLCTEVFLCFGNSVASTRFMLQDEFNLQTTQCDNCIIGFMFCLQQLACICNIIACLTGSEEVQDAAQLLNCLSDLVYCT, from the exons ATGGCGTCATCTAGGGATCCAATGGAGAAGATACGGTCACGTCAGAATTATCCGAATCACTGGCATACTGATCTTATGAGAGCTACTCAATCTGACCCTCTTT TTTGCTGTTTCTCGCTTTGGTG CGCCCCATGTGCATCATACCTCCTCCGCAAACGAGCTCTATACAATGATATGTCTAG ATATAGGTGTTGTGGAGGCTATATGCCTTGTAGCGGCAGATGTGGAGAAAGTCATTGTCCTGAATTCTGTCTTTGCACGGAG GTTTTCCTTTGCTTTGGAAATTCTGTTGCTTCAACACGCTTTATGTTGCAAGATGAGTTCAATCTGCAGACAACACAATGCGATAACTGCATAATA GGATTCATGTTTTGCCTACAGCAGTTAGCATGTATCTGCAACATTATAGCTTGTCTCacaggaagtgaagaagttcaAGATGCTGCTCAGCTTCTGAACTGTTTATCGGACCTTGTTTACTGCACGTAA